A window of Streptomyces gilvosporeus contains these coding sequences:
- a CDS encoding SDR family NAD(P)-dependent oxidoreductase — translation MSQQHAPYPAGGSHGGARFTGRTVLVTGAAAGIGAATAHRLAAEGAAVLLLDIDDERGEHTARRIRAAGGRASYEHCDVAAEDDWRRAVQAARRRYGPVDGLVSNAFVPYVAAAEHTTLADWERQLAVNLTGSFLGVRTALEDLRARQGAVVLTSSVHALIGLPGRPAYAASKAGLTGLGRQLAVEYGPEVRVNSVLPGPVLTAAWDGIGEAARRASAGETAAGRLGRPEEVAAAIAFLLSAEASFVTGASLVVDGGWSVYKNSS, via the coding sequence ATGAGCCAGCAGCACGCACCGTACCCGGCGGGCGGCAGCCACGGCGGCGCCCGCTTCACCGGCCGGACGGTCCTGGTGACCGGGGCCGCCGCCGGGATCGGGGCGGCGACCGCCCACCGGCTGGCGGCCGAAGGGGCCGCCGTCCTGCTGCTGGACATCGACGACGAGCGCGGGGAGCACACCGCCCGCCGCATCCGGGCGGCCGGCGGACGGGCCTCGTACGAACACTGCGACGTGGCGGCGGAGGACGACTGGCGGCGCGCCGTCCAGGCGGCGCGGCGGCGGTACGGGCCGGTGGACGGGCTGGTCAGCAACGCCTTCGTGCCGTACGTCGCGGCGGCCGAGCACACCACGCTCGCGGACTGGGAGCGACAGCTGGCGGTGAACCTGACGGGCTCGTTCCTGGGGGTGCGCACCGCGCTGGAGGATCTGCGGGCGCGGCAGGGCGCGGTGGTGCTCACCTCGTCCGTGCACGCCCTGATCGGGCTTCCCGGGCGCCCCGCGTACGCCGCGTCCAAGGCCGGACTGACCGGGCTGGGGCGGCAGTTGGCCGTGGAGTACGGGCCCGAGGTGCGGGTCAACAGCGTGCTGCCGGGGCCGGTGCTGACCGCCGCGTGGGACGGCATCGGCGAGGCGGCGCGGCGGGCCAGCGCCGGGGAGACCGCGGCGGGGCGGCTGGGGCGGCCCGAGGAGGTCGCGGCGGCGATCGCGTTCCTGCTCTCCGCGGAGGCGTCCTTCGTCACCGGGGCGAGCCTCGTCGTCGACGGCGGCTGGAGCGTGTACAAGAACTCGAGTTGA
- a CDS encoding trans-aconitate 2-methyltransferase — translation MHDAPTWDPQQYLHHSGHRTRPFRDLLNRIPELPRHTGPARIADLGCGPGNVTAQLADRWPDAHITGFDNSPEMLSEAKTYAGPTQGGGLIDFAPADATDWTPDEPYDLIVSNAALQWVPNHPQSLPRWIDALPPGGTLAFQVPGNFTSPSHALLGELCDAPHWRERLTTHGRRFVHILEPAEYLERLTDLGCTADVWETTYVQLLQGEDPVLDWVKGTALRPVLTVLDDDPAARDAFLAEFRDLLRAAYPPGRHGTVFPFRRIFAVARKARE, via the coding sequence ATGCACGACGCACCAACCTGGGATCCGCAGCAGTATCTTCACCACTCCGGGCACCGCACCCGCCCGTTCCGTGATCTGCTCAACCGCATACCCGAACTCCCCCGGCACACGGGCCCCGCCCGTATCGCCGACCTCGGATGCGGTCCCGGGAACGTCACCGCCCAGCTCGCCGACCGCTGGCCCGATGCGCACATCACCGGGTTCGACAACTCGCCCGAGATGCTCAGCGAGGCCAAGACCTACGCGGGCCCGACCCAGGGCGGCGGGCTGATCGACTTCGCGCCGGCGGACGCCACCGACTGGACCCCGGACGAGCCGTACGACCTGATCGTCTCCAACGCGGCACTCCAATGGGTCCCCAACCACCCGCAATCCCTTCCCCGCTGGATCGACGCCCTGCCCCCCGGCGGCACCCTCGCCTTCCAGGTCCCGGGCAACTTCACCTCGCCCAGCCACGCACTCCTGGGCGAGCTGTGCGACGCCCCGCACTGGCGCGAGCGCCTGACCACCCACGGCCGCCGCTTCGTCCACATCCTCGAACCGGCCGAGTACCTCGAACGCCTCACGGACCTCGGCTGCACCGCCGACGTGTGGGAGACCACCTACGTCCAGCTCCTCCAGGGCGAGGACCCCGTCCTGGACTGGGTCAAGGGCACCGCCCTGCGCCCGGTACTGACCGTCCTGGACGACGACCCGGCGGCCCGTGACGCCTTCCTCGCCGAATTCCGCGATCTGCTGCGCGCGGCCTATCCGCCCGGCCGCCACGGCACGGTCTTCCCGTTCCGCCGTATCTTCGCGGTGGCCCGCAAGGCCAGGGAATGA
- a CDS encoding MarR family winged helix-turn-helix transcriptional regulator, with product MEDEVDRLVAAWRRERPDLDVEPLEVLSRVSRLARHLDRARRIAFAEVGLEPWEFDVLTALRRAGAPYQLSPGALLTQTLVTSGTMTNRIDRLAKKDLVERLPDPSDRRGVLVRLTAEGRDKADQSLAGLLAQERAILAELSRQQRHELAGLLRRLTGPFDNIPG from the coding sequence ATGGAGGACGAGGTCGACCGACTGGTCGCAGCATGGCGCCGCGAGCGCCCGGACCTCGACGTGGAACCGCTAGAGGTCCTCAGCCGGGTCTCCCGGCTGGCCCGGCACCTCGACCGGGCCCGGCGGATCGCCTTCGCCGAGGTGGGGCTGGAGCCCTGGGAGTTCGATGTGCTGACCGCCCTGCGGCGGGCCGGCGCGCCGTATCAGCTCTCGCCCGGCGCGCTGCTCACCCAGACCCTGGTCACCTCCGGCACGATGACCAACCGCATCGACCGGCTCGCCAAGAAGGACCTCGTCGAGCGCCTCCCCGACCCCAGCGACCGGCGCGGCGTGCTGGTCCGCCTGACCGCCGAGGGCCGCGACAAGGCCGACCAGTCGCTGGCCGGACTGCTGGCGCAGGAGCGGGCCATCCTGGCCGAGTTGTCGCGCCAGCAGCGGCATGAACTGGCCGGTCTGCTGCGCCGGCTGACGGGGCCTTTCGACAACATCCCGGGGTGA
- a CDS encoding response regulator transcription factor, translating into MQRIRVLVVDDHRIFAESLAAALAAEQDVDVAAAGSAPAALRNLERAAAEGRRFDVVLADAELAAVAPLPAVPPQPTARRDGAPRPAPAAGIALVSGLRTSHPYVRTVVLAERDDPRRAAAALQAGASGWVAKDCSLSRLLAVVRGVLRDETHLPPALLTGVLRELTAARRHRTESERLVETLTPREREVLRCMVAGLGRKAVAERLFLSPHTVRTHMQNVLGKLGVHSTLAAVALARRAGVGPAEIEQAAAPLGAPVGAR; encoded by the coding sequence GTGCAACGCATCAGGGTCCTGGTGGTCGACGACCACCGCATCTTCGCCGAATCCCTGGCGGCCGCGCTCGCGGCGGAACAGGACGTGGACGTGGCGGCGGCGGGCAGCGCCCCTGCGGCCCTGCGCAATCTGGAGCGCGCCGCCGCCGAGGGCCGCCGCTTCGACGTGGTGCTCGCCGACGCCGAACTGGCCGCCGTCGCGCCGCTGCCGGCGGTGCCGCCGCAGCCGACGGCCCGCCGGGACGGCGCCCCGCGCCCCGCGCCCGCGGCCGGTATAGCGCTCGTCTCCGGCCTGCGCACCAGCCATCCGTACGTCCGTACGGTCGTCCTCGCCGAGCGCGACGATCCGCGCCGCGCGGCCGCCGCCCTCCAGGCCGGCGCCTCGGGCTGGGTCGCCAAGGACTGCTCGCTCTCCCGGCTGCTCGCCGTCGTCCGCGGCGTGCTGCGTGATGAAACGCATCTTCCGCCCGCCCTGCTGACCGGCGTCCTGCGCGAGCTGACCGCGGCCCGCCGGCACCGTACGGAGAGCGAACGGCTGGTGGAGACGCTCACCCCGCGCGAGCGCGAGGTCCTGCGCTGCATGGTGGCGGGCCTGGGCCGCAAGGCCGTCGCCGAGCGGCTGTTCCTCTCCCCGCACACCGTCCGCACCCATATGCAGAACGTGCTCGGCAAGCTCGGGGTGCACTCCACCCTCGCGGCCGTGGCGCTGGCCCGCCGGGCCGGGGTGGGCCCGGCGGAGATCGAGCAGGCGGCCGCGCCGTTGGGCGCCCCGGTGGGGGCGCGCTAG
- a CDS encoding acyl-CoA desaturase, whose translation MTAGPDTAEESPISTVSPLPSATLGGDSKRSLEQITLLLFITVPFLALVAAVPLAWGWGVSWLDLGLMVAMYFIGCHGITIGFHRYFTHGAFKAKRPLRIALAIMGSLAVEGPLVRWVADHRRHHKFSDAEGDPHSPWRYGETVPALLKGLWWAHVGWMFDQEQTSQHKYAPDLIKDPALRAISRQFALWTTVSLVIPPLVGGLATWSWQGALTAFFWGSLVRVALLHHVTWSINSICHAVGKRPFKSRDRSGNVWWLAVLSCGESWHNLHHADPTCARHGVLRGQLDSSARLIRWCERAGWAYDVRWPNASRLDARLLK comes from the coding sequence ATGACCGCTGGTCCGGACACCGCCGAAGAGTCACCGATTTCCACCGTTTCGCCGCTGCCGTCGGCGACGCTGGGCGGCGACAGCAAGCGCTCGCTCGAACAGATCACCCTGCTGCTCTTCATCACCGTCCCGTTCCTGGCCCTGGTGGCCGCGGTGCCCCTGGCGTGGGGCTGGGGCGTGAGCTGGCTCGATCTGGGTCTGATGGTGGCGATGTACTTCATCGGCTGCCACGGCATCACCATCGGCTTCCACCGCTATTTCACCCATGGCGCCTTCAAGGCGAAGCGTCCGCTGCGCATCGCGCTGGCGATCATGGGGTCGCTCGCCGTGGAGGGGCCCCTGGTCCGCTGGGTCGCCGACCACCGCAGGCATCACAAGTTCTCCGACGCCGAGGGCGATCCGCATTCGCCCTGGCGCTACGGCGAGACCGTCCCGGCGCTGCTCAAGGGGCTGTGGTGGGCCCATGTGGGCTGGATGTTCGACCAGGAGCAGACCTCGCAGCACAAGTACGCGCCGGATCTGATCAAGGACCCCGCCCTGCGCGCGATCTCCCGCCAGTTCGCGCTGTGGACGACGGTCTCGCTGGTGATTCCGCCGCTGGTCGGCGGGCTGGCCACCTGGTCCTGGCAGGGGGCCCTGACGGCGTTCTTCTGGGGATCGCTGGTTCGCGTGGCGCTGCTGCACCACGTCACCTGGTCGATCAACTCCATCTGCCACGCGGTCGGCAAGCGGCCGTTCAAATCGCGTGATCGCTCCGGCAACGTGTGGTGGCTCGCCGTCCTCTCCTGCGGCGAGTCCTGGCACAACCTGCACCACGCCGACCCGACGTGTGCACGTCATGGCGTGCTGCGCGGCCAGCTCGACTCCAGCGCGCGGCTGATCCGCTGGTGCGAGCGGGCGGGCTGGGCCTACGACGTGCGCTGGCCGAACGCCTCGCGGCTGGATGCGCGGCTCCTGAAATAG
- a CDS encoding beta-galactosidase: MRGIHFGGDYNPEQWPEEVWAEDLKLMKAAQVTMVTAGIFSWAKVEPRPGEWDFGWFDRVLDGLARAGIAVCLATMTASPPPWLSRAHPEILPEGPDGQRRWPGGRQHYCPSSPVYRAHAVRLVEQLAARYAGHPALAMWHVGNEYGCHTRQCFCEVSAGDFRRWLRERYGSIEALNEAWSTAFWSQGYGDFDEVLPPRTAPTFPNPAQQLDYLRFSDAALRDCYLAEKEVLERLTPGVPVTTNLMPQHKPVDAFAWSAHMDVMALDFYQDPYAPDDHIRAGYVFDLMRSARDGQPWLLLEQAPSAVNWRPRNGPKPPGAMRLWSWQAVAQGADAVLFFQWRQSLGGAEKFHSAMLPHGGTDTRIHREVTALGRELASLPEIAGTRSRAEVALLADWHSWWALEVDSKPSTALNHSAIALAHYRPLFEANVPCDIVPPQRELTGYRLVVVPNLYLLTARDAERLAAYVRGGGQLVVSFFSGIVDEHDRVHPGGYPAPLRELLGLRVEEFWPLEAGRTVAVGGGDGQYTGAGDLWSEAIDLEGARALASFTEGELAGRPAVTRHAYGRGAAWYVATRLEPRLMRALLDAVRAAAGVAPVLPGLPDGVQATVREDPEGRYGRFTFLLNHRTEPVEVALPVPLADALADTPEAAAEPAERITLTGRGVAVLTEPGPGA; the protein is encoded by the coding sequence ATGCGCGGCATTCACTTCGGCGGCGACTACAACCCCGAGCAGTGGCCCGAGGAGGTGTGGGCCGAGGATCTGAAGCTGATGAAGGCGGCCCAGGTCACCATGGTCACCGCCGGGATCTTCTCCTGGGCCAAGGTCGAACCCCGCCCGGGGGAATGGGACTTCGGGTGGTTCGACCGGGTGCTGGACGGGCTGGCGCGGGCCGGTATCGCGGTCTGCCTGGCCACGATGACCGCCTCGCCGCCGCCCTGGCTGAGCCGCGCCCATCCCGAGATCCTGCCCGAGGGCCCCGACGGGCAGCGCCGCTGGCCCGGCGGCCGGCAGCACTACTGCCCCTCCAGCCCCGTCTACCGGGCGCACGCCGTCCGTCTGGTCGAACAGCTGGCCGCCCGCTATGCGGGTCACCCGGCGCTGGCCATGTGGCATGTGGGCAACGAGTACGGATGCCACACCCGGCAGTGCTTCTGCGAGGTGTCGGCCGGCGACTTCCGGCGGTGGCTGCGGGAGCGCTACGGCAGCATCGAGGCGCTGAACGAGGCGTGGTCGACGGCCTTCTGGTCGCAGGGGTACGGGGACTTCGACGAGGTGCTGCCGCCGCGGACCGCGCCCACCTTCCCCAATCCCGCCCAGCAGCTGGACTATCTGCGGTTCTCCGATGCGGCGCTGCGGGACTGCTATCTGGCGGAGAAGGAGGTGCTGGAGCGGCTGACGCCCGGGGTGCCGGTCACCACCAATCTGATGCCGCAGCACAAGCCGGTCGACGCGTTCGCCTGGTCCGCGCACATGGACGTCATGGCGCTGGACTTCTACCAGGACCCGTATGCGCCCGACGACCACATCCGGGCGGGCTACGTCTTCGATCTGATGCGCTCGGCGCGGGACGGCCAGCCCTGGCTGCTGCTGGAGCAGGCGCCGAGCGCCGTCAACTGGCGGCCGCGCAACGGGCCCAAGCCGCCCGGGGCGATGCGGCTGTGGAGCTGGCAGGCCGTCGCCCAGGGGGCGGATGCGGTGCTGTTCTTCCAGTGGCGGCAGTCGCTGGGCGGGGCGGAGAAGTTCCATTCGGCGATGCTGCCGCACGGCGGGACCGACACCCGTATCCATCGTGAAGTGACGGCGCTGGGGCGGGAGTTGGCGTCGCTGCCGGAGATCGCGGGGACGCGGTCGCGGGCCGAGGTGGCGCTGCTGGCGGACTGGCACAGCTGGTGGGCGCTGGAGGTGGACTCCAAACCGTCGACGGCGCTGAACCACTCGGCGATCGCCCTCGCCCACTACCGGCCGCTCTTCGAGGCGAACGTGCCCTGCGACATCGTCCCGCCGCAGCGGGAGCTGACCGGGTACCGGCTGGTGGTCGTCCCCAATCTGTATCTGCTCACGGCGCGGGACGCCGAGCGGCTGGCCGCGTATGTGCGCGGCGGCGGGCAGCTGGTGGTGTCGTTCTTCTCGGGGATCGTCGACGAGCACGACCGGGTGCATCCCGGCGGCTACCCGGCGCCGCTGCGGGAGCTGCTGGGGCTGCGGGTGGAGGAGTTCTGGCCGCTGGAGGCGGGCCGTACGGTCGCCGTCGGGGGCGGGGACGGTCAGTACACCGGGGCGGGCGATCTGTGGTCGGAGGCCATCGATCTGGAGGGCGCGCGGGCGCTGGCGTCGTTCACGGAGGGGGAGCTGGCGGGTCGGCCCGCGGTGACCCGGCACGCCTACGGGCGGGGCGCGGCCTGGTACGTCGCCACGCGGCTCGAACCGCGGCTGATGCGGGCGCTGCTGGACGCCGTACGGGCCGCGGCCGGGGTGGCGCCCGTTCTGCCGGGGCTGCCGGACGGGGTCCAGGCGACGGTGCGCGAGGACCCCGAGGGGCGCTACGGGCGGTTCACGTTCCTGCTGAACCATCGGACCGAGCCGGTCGAGGTCGCGCTGCCCGTCCCGCTGGCGGATGCGCTGGCGGACACCCCCGAGGCCGCGGCCGAGCCCGCCGAGCGGATCACCCTGACCGGGCGGGGCGTGGCCGTCCTGACGGAACCGGGGCCGGGCGCCTGA
- a CDS encoding TetR family transcriptional regulator, protein MAIDDSSTDSSKGKDRHTPSAGSRRARRVRMTGAERREQLLDIGRTLFAERGFEGTSVEEIAAKAGVSKPVVYEHFGGKEGLYAVVVDREMRQLLDMVTGALTAGHPRELLEQAAFALLDYIERYTDGFRILVRDSPVAQSTGTFASLISDIATQVEDILGLEFKARGFDPKLAPLYAQALVGMVALTGQWWLNARKPKKAEVAAHLVNLAWHGLDGLEAKPRLIGHRKA, encoded by the coding sequence GTGGCGATCGACGACAGCAGCACAGACAGCAGCAAGGGCAAGGACCGGCATACCCCGTCCGCGGGCAGCCGGCGGGCCCGCAGGGTGCGGATGACCGGCGCCGAGCGCCGTGAGCAGCTGCTGGACATCGGTCGCACACTCTTCGCCGAGCGCGGCTTCGAAGGCACCTCGGTGGAGGAGATCGCCGCGAAGGCGGGCGTGTCCAAACCGGTCGTCTACGAGCACTTCGGCGGCAAGGAGGGCCTGTACGCGGTGGTCGTGGACCGCGAGATGCGCCAGCTGCTCGACATGGTGACCGGCGCGCTGACCGCCGGCCACCCCCGTGAGCTCCTCGAACAGGCCGCGTTCGCGCTCCTCGACTACATCGAGAGGTATACGGACGGCTTCCGCATCCTGGTCCGCGACTCCCCCGTCGCCCAGTCGACCGGCACCTTCGCGTCCCTGATCAGCGATATCGCCACCCAGGTCGAGGACATCCTCGGCCTGGAGTTCAAGGCCCGCGGTTTCGATCCCAAACTGGCCCCCCTCTACGCCCAGGCCCTGGTCGGCATGGTCGCCCTGACCGGCCAGTGGTGGCTCAACGCCCGCAAGCCGAAGAAGGCCGAGGTCGCCGCCCACCTGGTCAATCTGGCCTGGCACGGGCTGGACGGGCTGGAGGCGAAGCCGCGGCTGATAGGGCACCGGAAGGCGTGA